From Abyssibius alkaniclasticus:
TAACTGCGCACAGGCGCGCTATCTGGCGGCGCGGGTCGATGCGCAGCCTGCCCTAACCCGGCTTGCACCCGTTTCGCTGAACATCTGCTGTTTTCGCTATGATGCATCCGATGCGGTGAATGACGAAATTGTCGTGCTGTTGCAGGAACGCGGTATCGCGGCACCCTCGACCACGAAAATCGACGGACAGACGGCCATTCGCGTGAACATCACCAACCACCGGACGACGCGCGCCGATCTGGATGCCTTGCTGGCGGCCGTGCTGGATATCGGGCGCGAACGCAGCGCAAAAACCTGAGCCGCCCCGGGCCTGACCCGGGGCCTCGACCCTGACGCAGAGGTCCCGGGTCAGGCCCGGGACGGCGTGGTGCATGTTGAAACCTCTAGAAGTGGATGGCCCGCCCATAGGCATCCAGCACCGATTCATGCATCATTTCCGACAGGGTCGGATGCGGGAAGACGGTGTGCATCAGGTCTTCCTCGGTGGTTTCCAGCTGACGGCCGACGATATAGCCCTGAATAAGCTCGGTCACTTCGGCGCCGACCATATGCGCGCCCAAAAGCTCGCCTGTTTTGGCGTCAAACACGGTTTTGACCATACCCTCGGCCTCGCCCAATGCAATGGCCTTCCCGTTGCCAATAAAGGGGAAGCGCCCGACCTTGATGTCATAGCCCGCCTCCTTTGCCTTGGCTTCGGTCAGGCCAACGCTGGCCACCTGCGGATGGCAATAGGTGCAGCCGGCAATGCTGCCCGGCTTGATCGGATGCGCGTGCTTACCGGCGATCAGCTCGGCCACCATCACGCCCTCATGGCTGGCTTTATGGGCCAGCCACGGCGCGCCGGCGATATCGCCAATCGCATACAGCCCGTCAACGCCGGTGCGGCAGAACTCATCTGTAATGACATGGGTGCGATCAATTTTTACGCCCGCGTCTTCCAAGCCAAGCCCCTCGACATTGCCGACGATGCCCACGGCTGAGATGACGGTGTCAAACTCCAGCTTCTCGACCTTGCCGCCAAGCTCGACATGGGCGATGACCTTGTCGGCAGAACGGTCAAGCTGCTTGACCATCGCCTTTTCCATGATCTTCATGCCCTGTTTGACGAAAGACTTCTTCGCAAAGGCGGAGATTTCGGCATCTTCCACGGGCAGAACACGGTCCATCACCTCGACCACCGTCGTATCGGCGCCCAGCGTGTTGAAGAAGCTGGCAAATTCAATGCCAATGGCGCCAGAGCCGATGACAAGCAGCTTTTTGGGCATATGCGGCGGCTGAAGCGCGTGGCGATAGGTCCAGACGCGCTTGCCATCGGCCTCCAGCCCCGGCAATTCGCGCGCCCGCGCACCCGTGGCGACGATAATGCTTTTGGCCTGCAACTCGTCGCTGCCCC
This genomic window contains:
- the lpdA gene encoding dihydrolipoyl dehydrogenase — encoded protein: MAAQVFDVVVIGAGPGGYVAAIRAAQLGKKVAVVERENLGGICLNWGCIPTKALLRSAEVFHLMERAKEFGLSADKIGYDIDAVVKRSRGVAKQLSGGVGHLLKKNKVTVIMGEAKLAGAGKVAVKTDRGSDELQAKSIIVATGARARELPGLEADGKRVWTYRHALQPPHMPKKLLVIGSGAIGIEFASFFNTLGADTTVVEVMDRVLPVEDAEISAFAKKSFVKQGMKIMEKAMVKQLDRSADKVIAHVELGGKVEKLEFDTVISAVGIVGNVEGLGLEDAGVKIDRTHVITDEFCRTGVDGLYAIGDIAGAPWLAHKASHEGVMVAELIAGKHAHPIKPGSIAGCTYCHPQVASVGLTEAKAKEAGYDIKVGRFPFIGNGKAIALGEAEGMVKTVFDAKTGELLGAHMVGAEVTELIQGYIVGRQLETTEEDLMHTVFPHPTLSEMMHESVLDAYGRAIHF